Part of the Marinobacterium rhizophilum genome is shown below.
GATACCCCAGGCGCCGAGCAGGTGCTGCAGCCCGCCGGGGTCGGGTTTGGGCTCAGCCTCGTCCCGCCCAATGACAAAGGCCGGATCGAAATAGGACGCCACACCAATGGCCTGCAGCGACAGCAGGGCGAACTCGCGAGTATTGCGCGTAAGAATGCCGAAACTGCAGTTACGCCCATGCAGCCACTCAAACAACGGCAGTAATCCTGTTGCGGGCGCAGCCCTGTGCGCATAGTAGCGCTCCAGGTCATCCAGCTGGGCATAGCGCTGGCTGCGTTGCGGCTCGGCCAGTTGCGCCAGCGTCGCCAGAATATCCGCGCCCGGCAAGAGCCCCAGTTCGCGGCGAATATGCTCGAAGTCGTGTACCGGGCAGGTCAGGGTACCGTCCAGGTCAAATACCCAGTAACGCTTCTGGTGCAGTGATTCCATCTCAGCCATCCACCCCGTTATCGCCGGTCATGTTGTCCAGCAGACCGCCAAGCTTGTCTTCGACTTCCCGCAGCATGAGCTGGTAGCGCTGCTGATTGCCATTGCCCTCACTCAGCAGGCGCTCCAGGTTGCCGATGCTTTCCTGGCTGTCCCGCAGTGTCTGCAGCATGTTGCGCGAACGCTTCTTGCTGCTGTCGGTGAGCTGATCGATACGGCTGAAGGTACGCTTGAGCTGATCATCCAGATCATGGATATGCTGGCTGACCTGCAACAAGCCATCGTTAATCGAATGACTGATCCCCCCTACCTGCTGTTCTAGCCGCAGCACCGCGTTACGAAAACGGAACAGGAACTGCTCGCCTTCTCGATCCATGAAGATCGACAACAGCTCCTCCGGGTAGATCGCCCGGTTGCGCCCATCAGCCCGCATGGCGTACTGGCCGCTGGGCGTGCAATAGGGCTTGGCCGGGCCGGGGGGAATTTCGACGCGCAGAATGGGTTTGGCACCGAGGTTTTCAATGAAAATCTCGACGTCGATATTGGGGTAACAGCCGGTAGCCTTGTTGATCAGGCTCAGGCGGGCACCATCATCCACATCACAGCCGACCACCTGGCCACGCTGTACCCCGTCATCGCTGGTGTACTCATCGATGCCAATCAGCAGAGTACCGCCGGTGGCGGCATTGGCAAAGGCGACCAGGTCACTGGCGTGAACCGCAGACGCCTCGCGCTTGAAGTCTACATTGACGCCTTCCGGCATCTGCAACAGGCGGCGCGTGCGCCCGGTAATGCCACGATACTCTTTTCTCATGGGCATCGTCTCATGCAGACCAGCGGGAACACCGGGTTACTTGTAGATGCCGTCGTCAAACGGGTCCAGCGGATGTTCCAGCATCTTGTCATCGCGAAAGTACAGAATCCGGCCTTCAAACTTGAGCCCCTTGGAGGCGAACCAGCGGTCCGTGTCCTCGCAGCCTTCATCCGCCTGGCTGGTTTTCATGCGCGCCATCAGCAAACGGTAGAAGTAGAGCCCGAAAAGTGCGGCCGAGGCACCCAGGAAAAAGTCTGATGCCAGCGCGAACAGCAGTGTCACCAGACCGGCAACCCAGACCCGGCTTGCCTTGGCGATCTGCATGGCCCGGTTGGCGTCTTCACGCTGATCCCGAAACTTGAGGTAACGACGATAGTTCTGCTGCAGATCGAACTTGTCGTGGTTTGAAAGCAATCTTTCCATCTAATGCATCCCTGAGTATTGCTTGGATATTTGCGCCGAATTGACTGGCAGTATAACCAACCCTGCCAGCGGGGTCTCGTTCAGTTCAGGCTCTTGCTGACGACTTCGTAAACATCCCGCGACAGCTCACCGCTGCCTTGAATGCGCCGCAGCTGTGCCTGCATCAAGGCCTGGCGCGCCTCGTCATATTTGCGCCAGCGGGTCAGCGGGGTCAGCAGGCGTGAGGCCACCTGAGGATTCAGCCTGTTCATCTCGATGATCCGGTCCGCCAGGAAAGCATACCCTGCCCCGCTGGCATCATGGAAGTTCACCGCATTCATCGCGCAAAAGGTCGATATCAGCGAGCGCACCTTGTTGGGGTTACGCAGATCAAAGGCTGCGTGCTCCATCAGCGCCTGGATTCGAGCCAGAGCCCCGGGCTTGGGATCGCAGGCCTGTACCGCCAGCCACTGATTCACCACCAGCGTCTCGTTCTCGTATCGCTGATAGAAGTCCTCCAGCACGGCGGCGGCATCGACCTCGAAGCCTGAATGGGCGATCAGGCTAAGGGCCGCCTGACGCTCGGTCATGTTGTCACAGCCGTCATACTGGGCCCGGGCACGAACCAGGTGTGCTGGCGCCTCCAGTGCCATCAGATAGGACAGACAGAGGTTACGCAGGCTGCGTTGCGCCACCTGGTCGGCCGACGGCGCATAGTCGCACCGGGGTGCCAGCGCCTCGTAACGACGCAGCAGCGCGGGTTCCAGTGCACGGGCCAGCTCTGCACGCACGAAGTTGCGGGCAGCATGGATGGCATCCACGTCGATGCACTCGGACAGTTCGCTCAGATAGGCCTCGGAAGGCAACGACAGCACCTTGGCCACCATTGCGGGGTCCAGGGTTTCATCGTCCAGCACCGCGGCATAGGCGTCCACCAGCGCCTGATCGAGCTGCAGTGCCCGGCCCTGGCGATAGTCCGCCATCAGCCCCTGCATGATCTCGACGGCCAGCTGCTGGCCCGCATCCCAGCGGTTGAAACCGTCGCTGTCGTGACGCATCAGAAATACCAGGGCATCGCGGCTGTAAGCATACTGCAGCCGCACCGGCGCTGAAAAACCGCGCAGCAAGGACGGCACAGGCCGGGCCTTGATCCCCTCGAACGCGAAACTCTGGCGCTGTTCGGTCAGTTCCAGCACGACGGTCGTTGCTCCGCCGTCAAGCTCGGTATCAGCACCGCGCTCGTCCAGCAGACCCACCGACAGCGGAATGTGCAAGGGCAGCTTTTCAAGCTTGTCCGGTGTCTGCGGCAACAGCTGCTCGACGTGAAGACGATAGCGCTGCGTGGCGGCATCATAGTCATCCGTCACCCGCAGCGTCGGCGTACCGGCCTGGCTGTACCAGCGGCGGAACTGTGTCAGGTCCCGCCCGGACACCGCTTCCATGGCGCAGACAAAGTCATCGGTGGTGACGGCCTGACCGTCGTGACGCTCGAAATACAGGTCCGATCCCTGGCGAAACAGCTCAGGCCCCAGCAAGGTGTGCAGCATGCGCACCACTTCGGCGCCTTTCTCGTAGACCGTCAGGGTGTAAAAGTTGGAAATTTCAATATAGGACGCCGGACGGACCGGGTGCGCCATGGGGCCGGCGTCTTCAGCAAACTGAGCCGTGCGCAACAGGGTGACGTCTTCGATGCGCTTGACGGTACGCGAGTTGATGTCGGCCGAAAATTCGGCATCACGAAACACCGTGAAACCTTCTTTCAGGCTCAGCTGGAACCAGTCCCGGCAGGTAACGCGATTGCCGGACCAGTTATGGAAATACTCATGGGCCACCACGCCTTCGACTCGCTGATAGGCGGCGTCGGTGGTGGTCTGCGGGCTGGCCAGCACGCAGGAGGTGTTGAAGATATTGAGACCCTTGTTTTCCATGGCCCCCATGTTGAAGAAATCCACGGCCACGATCATGTAGATATCCAGATCGTACTCGCGCCCATAGACATCCTCATCCCAGCGCATGGCATTGACCAGGGAGTCCATGGCGTGATCAAGCTTGTCCAGATCCTTGGGCTCGGCAAAGATGCGCAGCGCCACTTCTCGCCCCGACGCCGTTTTATAGGGACGCTCGATATGCTGCAGGTCGCCGGCCACCAGTGCAAACAGGTAAGCAGGCTTGGGGAAGGGGTCTTCCCAGGTCACCCAGTGACGCCCGCCCTGCTCGCCGGAATCCACCGGGTTGCCGTTGGACAGCAGGACCGGGAAGCGAGCCTTGTCCGCCTCGACCGTGGTCGTAAAGACCGACATCACATCGGGCCTGTCCATATAGAAGGTGATGCGCCGGAAGCCTTCAGCCTCGCACTGGGTGCAATACATGCCGCCGGACAGATAGAGCCCTTCAAGCGCGGTATTGGTCTGCGGGTGAATGCGAGTGGTGCATTCCAGCACAAAGCTTGCCGGCACCTCGGCGATACTCAGCAGCTCGCCCTCGCGCTGGTAGTCCGTCGCCGCCAGGTCCTGACCATCGATGGCCAGACGGCACAGCTCCAGGCTTTCATGCCCGTGCAGCTCGAGCGGCGCCGGTGCTGACGGGGCGTCGGGATTGCGTCGCATTGTCAGCGTGGAACGCACCCGCGTCTGGTCGTCAGCCAGCTCGAACCGCAAGGTGGTTGCATCGACCAGGTATGCCGGAACCTGATAATCCTTCAGATAAATTGCCTGCGGTTGCTCTGCCATGCCTTTTTCACCCTATTCGGAACGAAATTCCACCTCGTAGGAGGTGTATTTGCGCAAATTAATCACACCGGTATCCAGTATCAGATATTGCCCCTTGATTCCCAGAAGCTGCCCGCTGATTTCGGGCGTTTTATCCAGATTCAATGAGCTGACTTTCAGCGGATAGTTCATTACCGGATAGTCGATAGAGACTTCATCCGCCTCCAGCCGCTGCAATGCCTGCAAGCCAAAACGCTGCTCCAGCTCCGCCATGCCGGCAGCACTGGCCTCGAACAGCCGGTCACGCTCGGCTTTCAGATCCAGTGGCGCAATGCCACCCTTGAGCATGGTGCGCCAATTGGTCTTGTCCGCCACCTGATCCTTGAACAGATGTTCCATCAGGCCGGACTGCAAGCGCGAATCCACTCGCAGAATAGGCAGCGCCTGCACCGCCCCCTGGTCGATCCAGCGCGTGGGCACCTGGGTACCACGGGTGATACCCACCTTGATACCGGAGGAGTTGGCCAGGTAAACGATATGACTCTGAAAACAGAACTGCTCGCCCCAGGAGGGGTCGCGGCAGGTACCCAGATGAAAATGACACTTCTCCGGGCTCATGATGCAGCTGTCGCATTCCGGCAGCTTGGTAAAACAGGGGTAGCAATAGCCCTGGCTGAAGCTTTTCTTGGTTTTCCTGCCGCAATGCAGGCAATTGATCGCACCGAGGTGCCTGAGA
Proteins encoded:
- a CDS encoding AlbA family DNA-binding domain-containing protein, which codes for MRKEYRGITGRTRRLLQMPEGVNVDFKREASAVHASDLVAFANAATGGTLLIGIDEYTSDDGVQRGQVVGCDVDDGARLSLINKATGCYPNIDVEIFIENLGAKPILRVEIPPGPAKPYCTPSGQYAMRADGRNRAIYPEELLSIFMDREGEQFLFRFRNAVLRLEQQVGGISHSINDGLLQVSQHIHDLDDQLKRTFSRIDQLTDSSKKRSRNMLQTLRDSQESIGNLERLLSEGNGNQQRYQLMLREVEDKLGGLLDNMTGDNGVDG
- a CDS encoding DUF2797 domain-containing protein; translation: MQVLAQGALRKMRTELTDGQAHYQLVCGDQALALNERLGQQISLRHLGAINCLHCGRKTKKSFSQGYCYPCFTKLPECDSCIMSPEKCHFHLGTCRDPSWGEQFCFQSHIVYLANSSGIKVGITRGTQVPTRWIDQGAVQALPILRVDSRLQSGLMEHLFKDQVADKTNWRTMLKGGIAPLDLKAERDRLFEASAAGMAELEQRFGLQALQRLEADEVSIDYPVMNYPLKVSSLNLDKTPEISGQLLGIKGQYLILDTGVINLRKYTSYEVEFRSE
- the pepN gene encoding aminopeptidase N, with the protein product MAEQPQAIYLKDYQVPAYLVDATTLRFELADDQTRVRSTLTMRRNPDAPSAPAPLELHGHESLELCRLAIDGQDLAATDYQREGELLSIAEVPASFVLECTTRIHPQTNTALEGLYLSGGMYCTQCEAEGFRRITFYMDRPDVMSVFTTTVEADKARFPVLLSNGNPVDSGEQGGRHWVTWEDPFPKPAYLFALVAGDLQHIERPYKTASGREVALRIFAEPKDLDKLDHAMDSLVNAMRWDEDVYGREYDLDIYMIVAVDFFNMGAMENKGLNIFNTSCVLASPQTTTDAAYQRVEGVVAHEYFHNWSGNRVTCRDWFQLSLKEGFTVFRDAEFSADINSRTVKRIEDVTLLRTAQFAEDAGPMAHPVRPASYIEISNFYTLTVYEKGAEVVRMLHTLLGPELFRQGSDLYFERHDGQAVTTDDFVCAMEAVSGRDLTQFRRWYSQAGTPTLRVTDDYDAATQRYRLHVEQLLPQTPDKLEKLPLHIPLSVGLLDERGADTELDGGATTVVLELTEQRQSFAFEGIKARPVPSLLRGFSAPVRLQYAYSRDALVFLMRHDSDGFNRWDAGQQLAVEIMQGLMADYRQGRALQLDQALVDAYAAVLDDETLDPAMVAKVLSLPSEAYLSELSECIDVDAIHAARNFVRAELARALEPALLRRYEALAPRCDYAPSADQVAQRSLRNLCLSYLMALEAPAHLVRARAQYDGCDNMTERQAALSLIAHSGFEVDAAAVLEDFYQRYENETLVVNQWLAVQACDPKPGALARIQALMEHAAFDLRNPNKVRSLISTFCAMNAVNFHDASGAGYAFLADRIIEMNRLNPQVASRLLTPLTRWRKYDEARQALMQAQLRRIQGSGELSRDVYEVVSKSLN
- a CDS encoding HAD family hydrolase, whose protein sequence is MESLHQKRYWVFDLDGTLTCPVHDFEHIRRELGLLPGADILATLAQLAEPQRSQRYAQLDDLERYYAHRAAPATGLLPLFEWLHGRNCSFGILTRNTREFALLSLQAIGVASYFDPAFVIGRDEAEPKPDPGGLQHLLGAWGIEPGCALMVGDFRYDLEAGRNAGMMTVHVDSRDGRDWPELTDLRVRDLGELHALLCRTVPPAEPLPA